Proteins co-encoded in one Erinaceus europaeus chromosome 2, mEriEur2.1, whole genome shotgun sequence genomic window:
- the LOC103123315 gene encoding enhancer of rudimentary homolog translates to MSHTILLVQLTKRPEGRTYADYESVNECMEGVCKMYEEHLKRMNPNSPSITYDISQLFDFIDDLADLSCLVYRADTQTYQPYNNDWNKEKIYVLLRRQAQQAGK, encoded by the coding sequence ATGTCTCACACCATTTTGTTGGTACAGCTTACCAAGAGGCCAGAAGGCAGAACTTATGCAGACTACGAATCTGTGAATGAATGCATGGAAGGTGTTTGTAAAATGTATGAAGAACATCTGAAAAGAATGAATCCCAACAGTCCCTCTATCACATACGACATCAGTCAGttgtttgattttattgatgatcTGGCAGACCTCAGCTGTCTTGTTTACCGAGCTGATACCCAGACATACCAACCTTATAACAACGATTGGAATAAAGAGAAGATCTACGTGCTTCTTCGTCGACAGGCCCAACAGGCTGGGAAATAA